Proteins encoded within one genomic window of Enterococcus haemoperoxidus ATCC BAA-382:
- a CDS encoding GntR family transcriptional regulator produces MKIPKYQQIKNDLLNKIKSGEFEHGDRFYSENELIKLYNASSITVIRAIQELASEGYLVRYQGKGTYVSRSRKRKLVEFTDIEIFAGKTETVEVISIVEESDPTILEELNLQPDQTYRRITRVRKVDDIAFILHFTYMPNQFINPEIQELSYYDSIYERFKTEFGIHMYDEHATETNEILFPTPKKVAKLLAISESEPVVFQKKKTTLQDGTVAEYVESYKKWDYYKIEFSTYEM; encoded by the coding sequence ATGAAAATCCCAAAGTATCAGCAAATAAAAAATGACTTACTAAACAAAATAAAATCCGGCGAATTTGAGCATGGTGATCGTTTTTATAGTGAGAACGAGTTGATCAAATTGTATAATGCAAGTTCTATCACTGTAATCAGAGCGATCCAAGAATTAGCATCAGAAGGCTATCTGGTACGTTATCAAGGTAAAGGAACATACGTCTCACGTTCTAGAAAAAGAAAACTGGTTGAATTTACAGATATAGAAATTTTTGCAGGTAAAACTGAAACTGTTGAAGTTATCAGCATCGTAGAAGAATCTGATCCAACAATCCTTGAAGAGCTAAACTTACAACCTGACCAAACATACAGACGAATCACCCGAGTTCGTAAAGTCGACGATATTGCTTTTATTTTGCATTTTACTTATATGCCAAATCAATTTATCAATCCTGAGATACAAGAACTAAGTTACTATGACTCAATTTACGAGAGATTTAAAACAGAATTTGGGATCCACATGTATGATGAGCATGCAACTGAAACAAACGAAATTTTATTTCCTACACCAAAAAAAGTGGCAAAACTTTTAGCTATTTCAGAAAGTGAACCTGTCGTTTTCCAGAAAAAAAAGACAACCTTACAAGATGGAACAGTAGCAGAATATGTTGAAAGTTATAAAAAATGGGACTACTATAAAATCGAATTCTCAACCTATGAAATGTGA
- a CDS encoding 1-phosphofructokinase family hexose kinase, which produces MIHLICPNPAIDRTLLVENFTSERPNRPYEVKEFAGGKSFNVAYALDFEDSTVPYCIHTILGGRNGAFLKELASIKDIHLEITDVDVNTRFCTIIVDTKTHRIYPIYENSFVLNPLLLNKFTKQLLNTIQPKDTVVFSGSLMKGMPDDYIAQIQNQLKGQNIRFFIDTSGPALVEAYKGKPDVIKINDEELNDLVPDRTFKELEDYVNFLNSETAAAIPYFIVTLGEKGVIAKLNQQIYHLFVPPVQAKNPIACGDFFLGGLVKYLTLGSLKDIDVLKKAVSYSTANVLNWFPEMKQLDIDRIEQKIIIKKL; this is translated from the coding sequence ATGATTCATTTGATTTGCCCAAATCCAGCCATCGACCGAACACTTTTAGTAGAAAATTTTACTTCTGAACGACCTAATCGCCCTTATGAAGTAAAAGAATTTGCTGGCGGGAAAAGTTTTAACGTCGCTTATGCACTAGACTTTGAAGATTCGACTGTTCCTTACTGCATCCATACGATTTTAGGCGGGCGAAATGGCGCGTTTTTAAAAGAACTTGCCTCAATAAAAGATATTCATTTAGAAATAACCGATGTGGATGTCAATACACGATTTTGCACTATCATTGTAGATACAAAGACCCATAGAATTTATCCCATTTATGAAAATAGTTTCGTGTTGAATCCCCTTTTATTAAACAAATTTACCAAGCAATTACTAAATACGATCCAACCAAAAGACACCGTTGTTTTTTCCGGGTCCTTAATGAAAGGAATGCCTGATGATTATATTGCCCAGATTCAAAATCAATTAAAAGGGCAAAATATTCGCTTTTTCATTGATACTAGTGGTCCCGCTTTGGTTGAAGCTTATAAGGGAAAACCTGATGTGATCAAAATCAATGATGAAGAACTAAATGATTTAGTTCCTGATCGCACCTTTAAAGAGTTAGAGGATTATGTCAACTTTCTAAATTCAGAAACAGCAGCAGCCATTCCCTATTTCATCGTCACACTTGGGGAAAAAGGGGTTATCGCAAAATTAAATCAACAGATTTATCATCTTTTTGTCCCACCAGTTCAGGCGAAAAACCCAATTGCCTGTGGTGATTTCTTTTTAGGTGGATTGGTCAAATACCTGACATTAGGGTCCTTAAAAGATATTGATGTCTTAAAAAAAGCGGTTAGTTATTCAACAGCTAATGTGCTTAACTGGTTCCCTGAAATGAAACAGCTTGATATCGATCGAATCGAACAAAAAATTATCATTAAAAAGCTATAA
- a CDS encoding LacI family DNA-binding transcriptional regulator, translating into MANIRDIAKLSGYSVTTVSRVLNNHPYVSEEKRAKILKIMHELDYIPNAKARDLSSGKSKHIAVMIPYANHPYSDKIVSGILNAAFDEGYKVTLLPTNYDPDIEKHYLDELAAKAWDGMIITSKKVSFETITHYLKYAPIVCCEDTGNFPISCVSIKREASYVDLFTSLKKQGYHKIGLTVGRTEKESASTGLVLQAYSDIIGYFDESMIVRNCRTYEDGIQAGIHFAQLKELEVIVTNGDDVAAGILQHVSRDQVTVIGEENLLSSRLLNFSTIDHHIDQCGEAAFHLLWEEVRRTVSIPYTFIKRQ; encoded by the coding sequence ATGGCAAATATTCGTGATATTGCCAAGCTATCTGGTTATTCAGTCACTACCGTTTCTCGCGTTTTAAATAATCATCCTTATGTATCTGAGGAAAAACGAGCAAAGATATTGAAAATCATGCACGAACTAGATTATATACCCAATGCCAAGGCGCGTGATTTGAGTAGTGGTAAATCAAAACATATTGCGGTCATGATCCCTTATGCCAACCACCCTTACTCTGATAAAATCGTCAGCGGTATCTTGAATGCTGCGTTTGACGAGGGCTATAAAGTGACCTTACTTCCAACTAATTATGATCCTGACATCGAGAAACACTATTTGGATGAATTAGCTGCAAAAGCTTGGGACGGTATGATCATTACCTCAAAAAAAGTTTCTTTTGAAACCATTACACATTATCTAAAATATGCACCGATCGTTTGTTGTGAAGATACGGGTAATTTCCCTATTTCCTGTGTTTCAATCAAACGTGAAGCATCCTATGTTGATCTTTTTACAAGTTTGAAAAAACAAGGCTATCATAAAATTGGTTTAACAGTCGGACGTACTGAAAAAGAAAGTGCTAGTACTGGATTGGTGTTACAAGCTTACAGTGATATCATCGGCTATTTTGATGAGTCAATGATTGTTAGAAACTGCCGTACATACGAAGATGGTATCCAAGCGGGAATTCATTTTGCACAGTTAAAAGAACTTGAAGTGATCGTCACCAATGGCGATGATGTTGCTGCTGGTATTTTACAGCATGTTTCTCGAGACCAGGTGACAGTGATTGGAGAGGAAAATTTACTTTCCAGCAGACTGCTTAATTTTTCGACGATCGATCACCATATCGATCAGTGTGGGGAAGCGGCTTTCCATCTTTTGTGGGAAGAAGTAAGAAGAACGGTGTCCATTCCTTATACATTTATTAAACGCCAATAG
- a CDS encoding DUF1801 domain-containing protein, with amino-acid sequence MKEITDVSVATVFERYPEEYRKPLLAIRDLIFVTAANLTVVGELEESLKWHQPSYATKVSKSGSPIRIDRFGDEKIAVFFHCQTTLVEEFRALFSDVFEFSKNRAIVIDPEKELPVNELTFCIEQALTYHKR; translated from the coding sequence ATGAAAGAAATCACTGATGTAAGTGTTGCAACTGTTTTTGAACGTTATCCTGAAGAATATCGAAAACCTTTACTGGCAATTCGTGATCTGATTTTTGTTACAGCAGCGAATTTAACTGTTGTTGGTGAGTTAGAAGAAAGTTTAAAATGGCATCAGCCTTCTTATGCAACGAAAGTAAGCAAGTCAGGCAGTCCAATCCGTATCGATCGTTTTGGTGATGAAAAAATCGCGGTCTTCTTTCACTGTCAAACGACTTTAGTAGAGGAATTTAGAGCGTTATTTAGTGATGTTTTCGAGTTTTCTAAGAATCGAGCAATTGTTATTGATCCTGAAAAAGAACTACCAGTCAATGAACTGACTTTTTGTATTGAGCAAGCATTGACATATCATAAGAGATAA
- a CDS encoding GyrI-like domain-containing protein, translated as MNYRVEQKAAFTVRGYTKEIAKIENNENFYAISHFWSNLTDEKINQLVSISDGSVQGVLGVSDSNESKKEQFNYTIGTSVNHEESAKNELNDRPFPASSWAIFKCIGAISAGIKAIDENQPFELNNLMQLKQKKYAPWLDESILENTEIPRIEFYPLGDMEAADYLCELWIPIKQ; from the coding sequence ATGAATTATCGAGTTGAGCAAAAAGCAGCATTCACTGTTAGAGGATACACAAAAGAAATAGCTAAGATCGAAAACAATGAAAATTTCTATGCAATATCACACTTCTGGTCAAATTTGACAGACGAAAAAATCAATCAGCTGGTGTCTATCTCAGATGGCAGTGTCCAGGGGGTATTAGGTGTTTCTGATAGTAATGAGAGTAAAAAAGAACAATTTAACTATACGATTGGAACAAGTGTAAATCATGAGGAATCTGCTAAAAACGAGTTAAATGATCGCCCATTTCCAGCCTCCTCTTGGGCAATATTTAAGTGTATCGGCGCGATTTCAGCAGGAATTAAGGCCATCGATGAAAACCAGCCTTTTGAGCTTAATAACTTGATGCAATTAAAACAAAAAAAGTATGCACCGTGGCTAGATGAGTCAATTTTGGAAAATACTGAGATTCCGAGAATAGAGTTTTATCCGCTTGGAGACATGGAAGCGGCAGATTATCTCTGTGAATTATGGATACCTATAAAACAGTAA
- a CDS encoding YebC/PmpR family DNA-binding transcriptional regulator produces MAGHSKWKNIQGRKNAQDAKRGKIFQKLSREIYMAAKAGGADPATNAALRLVMDKAKAANMPNDNIDRAIKKASSAGENEHYDEITYEGYGPAGVAILVYALTDNRNRTATNVRVAFTRNGGSLGETGSVSYMFDRKGYIAIERSGLSVDEDTMFENVLEAGAEDLETSEEVFEIYTAPEDFTTVRDTLEKDGYTLAQAELTMVPQTLVELEEEQQEQLQILIDKLEEDDDVSEVFTSADR; encoded by the coding sequence ATGGCAGGGCATAGTAAATGGAAAAATATTCAAGGTAGAAAAAATGCACAGGATGCGAAACGAGGAAAGATTTTTCAAAAATTATCAAGAGAAATTTATATGGCGGCTAAAGCAGGAGGAGCAGATCCAGCAACTAATGCAGCGTTAAGATTGGTTATGGATAAAGCCAAAGCGGCTAATATGCCTAATGATAATATTGACCGCGCAATTAAAAAAGCCAGTAGTGCGGGAGAAAATGAGCACTATGACGAGATTACTTATGAAGGATATGGACCAGCGGGGGTAGCGATTTTAGTCTATGCTTTGACAGACAATCGTAATCGTACAGCAACGAATGTCCGAGTTGCTTTTACTAGAAATGGCGGTTCTTTAGGTGAAACAGGTTCCGTGAGTTATATGTTCGATCGCAAAGGGTATATCGCAATTGAGCGCTCAGGTCTTTCGGTTGATGAAGATACGATGTTTGAAAATGTATTGGAAGCAGGCGCAGAGGATTTGGAAACATCTGAAGAAGTGTTTGAAATTTATACGGCACCAGAAGATTTTACTACAGTCAGAGATACCTTAGAGAAAGATGGTTATACATTGGCACAAGCGGAATTGACGATGGTGCCGCAAACCTTGGTAGAACTGGAAGAAGAGCAACAAGAACAACTACAAATTCTGATCGATAAACTAGAAGAAGACGATGATGTATCAGAAGTTTTCACTTCAGCTGATAGGTGA